A region of Salvia splendens isolate huo1 chromosome 17, SspV2, whole genome shotgun sequence DNA encodes the following proteins:
- the LOC121774672 gene encoding protein GFS12 isoform X2, producing MDSAAKMCLECLQRRIEADFSGRLTFLHSVSDYRLPFASAAVVQVSNSDLATPPQFVFNYMPYRTTDCFSKYVDEFCVIEGDITESSSTVKQVQAEVSVGISSDTSSDFDTASTECRHFSNGRVLDGCATCKISTRFSCSRAITSLAPTALIGHVSFELFEEIASSFSSGSFEGQLLHSLCQLIEGKSAGRDGANFLSLLGLPSFKENGFPGCIRHPNICPILGVLKSPTDICLVLPKTPFTLENIMHYSPAALQFDWKIQFLIYQLLSALSYLHGLGIAHGNLSPSNILLTDTSWCWLQISEKQLLNTALDPSGKSLELSAGSHCFEGCPSHALYADLSLLNSVNWQSCFYSWWKGELSNFEYLLVLNRLAGRRWGDHTFYSVMPWVIDFSVKPDENNIAGWRDLSKSKWRLAKGDEQLDFTYSTSEMPHHVSDECLSELAVCSYKARRLPLSVLRQAVRSVYEPNEYPSNMQRLYQWTPDECIPEFYCDPHIFNSLHSGMPDLAVPSWAGTSEEFVKLHRDALESNRVSLQMHKWIDITFGYKMSGEAAIAAKNVMLPASTSNVPRSTGRRQLFSQPHPPRQIARRKTHHNNNGQPENNSQSEVDSVEGGDFLIKTNHLNKLEEATSFCEKSWHLDPCYNVHSSDCLKNNTSENELSTDIGRNVSPRKPDSTRNYCEKSTIDSNSLLENIEEGDDSVGYQELMLWRQACSPKINSKRAADDIFSVGCILAELHMGKPLFGSSSLASYLDSGILPGSVQDIPHHMKVIVKACIENDWKRRPSVKCLLESPYFPKSVKSSYYFLAAFHGLSRNDLRLQYAATFAKQGALKRMGAFGAAMCAPYCLPLIVTSASDAEAEWAYLLLAEFLKCLKSEAVMKFVVPSVQRVLQGTGYSHLKVSLLQGSFMQDLWNRIGKQAYFETIHLLIISNLCIAPHKSSTSAASVLLIGFSEELGVPVTVHQTILPLMLSFGKGICNDGIDVLIRIGGLIGEKFVVKQILPLLNTVVNSCICTLSVSKPEPVQSWGSSALIDCLTTLDGLVPVLTTETIVKELIEDRDSPYVKIIMHRDIGIQNATKSLIRVCQQIGPDSTALHVLPNLKELFDEFAFSQKNTYSVNLTGNMSGSKVKVGEEDCIENRMDLWLLLYPQFASLLGIERLRQCCATWLLIEQFLLRHHNWRWECAGDSYRSVPDSPSGRRLSQKGSASENTSAKLLLNGVGWSRPQSQGKKSTKTITPSKSMYELYQNPAERIGTTSSLGLQEPWYWFPSPASNWNGLDFATRAGGLKDELPWKIRASIVQSVRAHHGALRSFAVCQNEYTVFTAGVGPGFKGNIQKWDLSRVYCMSSYNGHDEVVNDIFDLASSGRVASCDGTVHIWNGQTGRLISIFSERSLASSTQLAERDEDNMLHFNPLPSGMLSSAFHGNSYTTMDYLGFSDRLIVGTGNGSLRFIDVNQGQKLHLWRSECVDSGFPPIISSICSSSSVRMSPEESMGFPSWIAAASSTGQCRLFDLRSGKIISSWQAHDGYVTELAATADYQLVSSSLDKTLRIWDLRRNWSSEQRVFRGYSDGVSGFSVWGQNIISICRNKIGLSSLQSHADEDGHYRASLQHVYMADGEAKNASVLSAITILPFSRLFLLGTEDGYLKICC from the exons ATGGATAGTGCCGCAAAAATGTGTTTGGAGTGTCTTCAACGGCGTATCGAAGCTGATTTTTCCGGCAGGCTCACCTTCCTCCACAGCGTCTCCGACTATCGGCTCCCCTTCGCCTCAGCGGCTGTCGTACAG GTCTCCAATTCCGACCTAGCCACGCCGCCGCAATTCGTTTTCAATTATATGCCTTATCGCACCACCGATTGCTTCTCAAAATACGT TGATgaattttgtgtaattgaagGAGACATCACAGAGTCATCGTCTACTGTGAAGCAAGTTCAAGCAGAGGTCAGTGTTGGAATTTCTAGTGATACAAGTTCTGATTTTGATACTGCATCAACTGAATGCCGCCATTTCTCCAATGGTCGCGTTCTTGATGGTTGTGCAACGTGTAAAATTTCCACTAGGTTTTCTTGCTCGAGGGCAATTACTTCATTGGCTCCAACTGCACTCATCGGCCATGTATCCTTTGAGTTATTTGAAGAAATTGCTTCGAGTTTCTCATCTGGCTCATTTGAAGGCCAGCTTTTGCATTCACTGTGTCAACTTATAGAGGGAAAATCTGCTGGACGAGACGGTGCAAACTTTCTCAGTTTGCTGGGGCTGCCATCATTTAAAGAGAATGGCTTTCCTGGCTGCATAAGGCATCCAAACATTTGTCCAATTTTAGGAGTGCTAAAGTCACCTACAGATATTTGTCTGGTGCTTCCAAAGACACCATTTACCCTCGAAAACATTATGCACTACAGCCCTGCTGCCTTACAATTTGATTGGAAGATACAATTTCTTATCTACCAGCTGCTTTCAGCTCTATCTTACTTGCATGGTCTAGGCATTGCTCATGGGAATTTAAGCCCCTCCAACATTCTGCTGACGGACACATCTTGGTGTTGGTTGCAAATTAGTGAGAAGCAGCTGCTGAACACAGCTTTGGATCCAAGTGGCAAGTCTCTTGAGCTTTCTGCTGGTAGTCATTGTTTCGAAGGCTGTCCATCCCATGCCCTTTATGCTGATTTGAGTCTCTTAAACTCTGTAAATTGGCAATCTTGTTTCTATAGCTGGTGGAAAGGGGAGCTGAGCAATTTTGAGTATCTTCTCGTTTTAAACAGATTGGCAGGAAGGAGGTGGGGTGACCACACATTTTACTCAGTCATGCCTTGGGTTATTGATTTTAGTGTCAAACCTGATGAAAATAACATTGCTGGTTGGAGAGATCTTAGCAAGAGTAAGTGGCGCTTAGCAAAAGGTGATGAACAATTGGATTTCACTTACTCCACATCTGAAATGCCTCATCATGTGTCTGATGAGTGCCTTTCTGAACTCGCTGTTTGCAGTTATAAGGCCAGGAGGTTGCCTTTGAGTGTTTTAAGACAAGCTGTTCGTTCAGTTTATGAACCCAATGAGTACCCTTCTAACATGCAAAGATTGTACCAGTGGACACCTGATGAATGTATTCCTGAATTTTATTGTGATCCCCACATATTTAACTCTCTGCATTCTGGTATGCCTGATTTGGCTGTGCCTTCATGGGCAGGAACTTCAGAGGAGTTCGTTAAGCTGCATCGAGATGCTCTTGAAAGCAATCGAGTTTCCCTCCAAATGCATAAATGGATTGACATCACCTTTGGCTACAAAATGTCTGGTGAAGCCGCTATTGCTGCTAAGAATGTGATGTTGCCAGCATCAACCTCCAATGTACCAAGGTCTACAGGCCGCCGCCAGCTTTTTAGCCAACCTCACCCTCCACGTCAAATTGCTCGTAGGAAAACTCATCACAACAACAACGGGCAACCTGAAAACAATAGTCAATCAGAAGTAGACTCTGTTGAGGGTGGGGATTTTCTTATTAAGACTAATCATTTAAATAAATTGGAAGAAGCAACTTCTTTCTGTGAGAAATCATGGCATTTAGATCCTTGTTATAATGTTCATTCTAGTGACTGTTTGAAGAATAACACCAGTGAAAATGAACTTTCGACTGATATTGGTAGAAATGTATCACCTAGAAAACCTGACTCTACAAGGAACTACTGTGAGAAATCAACTATCGACTCAAATTCTCTTCTTGAGAATATTGAGGAGGGTGATGACTCAGTTGGTTATCAAGAATTAATGCTTTGGAGGCAAGCGTGCTCCCCCAAGATAAATTCCAAAAGAGCTGCAGATGATATATTTTCTGTTGGATGTATTTTAGCAGAACTTCATATGGGAAAGCCACTTTTTGGTTCGAGTTCATTGGCTTCGTATTTAGATAGTGGAATCCTACCAGGTTCAGTGCAAGATATCCCACATCATATGAAAGTTATTGTTAAAGCTTGCATTGAGAACGATTGGAAAAG GAGGCCTTCTGTCAAATGCCTTCTAGAGTCTCCTTACTTCCCAAAATCAGTGAAATCATCCTACTACTTTTTAGCCGCATTTCACGGCCTCTCAAGAAATGATTTGCGTCTTCAATATGCTGCAACATTTGCAAAACAAGGAGCATTGAAAAGAATGGGAGCTTTTGGTGCTGCGATGTGTGCTCCTTATTGCTTACCTCTCATAGTAACTTCTGCTTCAGATGCCGAAGCTGAATGGGCTTATTTGCTGCTGGCAGAATTCCTTAAATGTCTGAAATCAGAAGCAGTGATGAAATTTGTTGTGCCATCTGTCCAGAGAGTTCTGCAG GGTACAGGGTACTCACACTTGAAGGTTTCTCTTCTTCAAGGCTCATTTATGCAGGATCTATGGAATAGGATTGGGAAACAAGCATACTTTGAGACAATACACCTGCTTATTATATCAAATTTGTGCATTGCTCCTCATAAAAGTTCAACATCTGCAGCTTCTGTTCTGCTGATTGGGTTTAGCGAAGAGCTTGGTGTGCCAGTTACAGTTCATCAG ACGATTTTGCCTCTAATGCTCTCTTTTGGAAAAGGAATATGCAATGACGGAATTGATGTGTTGATTAGAATTG GTGGACTTATTGGGGAAAAGTTCGTTGTGAAACAAATTCTGCCATTGTTAAATACTGTCGTCAATTCATGTATCTGTACTTTGAGTGTTAGTAAACCTGAACCTGTTCAGAGTTGGGGCTCTTCGGCGCTGATAGATTGTCTGACAACACTAGATGGTCTTGTTCCTGTTTTGACAACTGAGACAATTGTTAAGGAGCTGATTGAG GACAGAGATTCCCCCTACGTTAAGATTATCATGCACCGAGACATTGGAATACAG AATGCTACCAAGAGTCTTATCAGAGTTTGCCAGCAGATTGGCCCAGATTCAACTGCATTGCATGTTCTGCCAAACCTAAAGGAGTTATTCGATGAGTTTGCTTTTTCTCAGAAGAACACATATTCTGTCAATTTGACTGGGAACATGTCAGGGTCTAAAGTGAAAGTGGGTGAGGAAGATTGCATTGAAAACCGAATGGACTTGTG GTTACTTTTATATCCTCAATTTGCTTCTCTACTTGGAATAGAGAGACTCCGCCAGTGCTGTGCTACATGGTTGCTCATTGAGCAGTTCCTTTTACGACATCATAATTGGAGG TGGGAATGTGCAGGGGATTCCTATCGAAGTGTTCCAGATAGCCCAAGTGGTAGAAGACTCTCTCAGAAGGGCTCAGCATCTGAAAACACATCTGCTAAACTCTTACTCAATGGGGTTGGATGGTCAAGACCACAATCACAGGGTAAAAAGAGTACCAAAACCATCACACCGAGTAAAAGTATGTATGAGTTGTACCAGAATCCGGCTGAGAGGATTGGAACAACTTCAAGTTTAGGACTGCAGGAACCTTGGTATTGGTTTCCTAGTCCTGCATCTAATTGGAATGGGCTTGATTTTGCAACTCGTGCTGGAGGTCTAAAGGATGAACTTCCATGGAAAATCAGAGCATCTATCGTACAATCTGTTCGTGCACATCATGGAGCTCTGAGATCTTTTGCTGTTTGTCAGAATGAGTATACTGTTTTCACAGCAGGTGTTGGGCCAGGATTCAAAGGAAATATTCAGAAGTGGGATTTGTCAAGGGTGTACTGCATGTCAAGCTATAATGGTCATGATGAG GTTGTAAATGACATTTTCGATTTGGCATCCTCTGGACGTGTAGCTTCTTGTGATGGAACAGTACATATATGGAATGGACAGACTGGAAGACTAATTTCTATCTTCTCTGAACGATCTTTGGCATCCTCGACACAATTGGCAGAAAGAGATGAAGATAACATGCTTCATTTTAATCCATTACCAAGTGGAATGCTTAGTAGTGCTTTTCATGGGAATTCTTACACTACTATGGACTATCTGGGGTTCAGCGATAGACTTATTGTGGGTACTGGAAATGGATCTCTAAG ATTCATTGATGTCAATCAAGGTCAGAAACTTCATCTATGGAGGAGTGAATGTGTTGATTCTGGTTTCCCTCCCATTATTTCATCCATTTGCTCATCTAGCTCTGTTAGAATGTCTCCCGAGGAAAGTATGGGATTTCCGTCGTGGATTGCAGCTGCGTCCAGCACTGGGCAATGTAGGCTGTTTGACTTAAGAAGTGGAAAGATTATTTCTTCATGGCAGGCTCATGATGGATATGTGACAGAG CTGGCTGCAACTGCAGATTATCAGCTTGTTTCTAGTTCTCTTGACAAGACTCTGCGAATATGGGATTTGAGAAG GAATTGGAGCTCGGAACAGAGAGTATTCAGAGGATACAGCGACGGGGTTTCTGGTTTCTCAGTGTGGGGGCAAAACATAATCTCAATATGTAGAAATAAAATCGGCCTTTCTTCTTTACAAAGCCATGCCGATGAA GATGGGCATTATCGTGCGAGCCTTCAGCATGTGTACATGGCAGATGGGGAAGCAAAGAATGCATCGGTGCTGTCTGCAATTACTATTCTACCCTTTTCGCGCCTTTTTCTTCTAGGAACAGAAGACGGCTATTTGAAAATTTGTTGTTAG
- the LOC121774672 gene encoding protein GFS12 isoform X3 — MDSAAKMCLECLQRRIEADFSGRLTFLHSVSDYRLPFASAAVVQVSNSDLATPPQFVFNYMPYRTTDCFSKYVDEFCVIEGDITESSSTVKQVQAEVSVGISSDTSSDFDTASTECRHFSNGRVLDGCATCKISTRFSCSRAITSLAPTALIGHVSFELFEEIASSFSSGSFEGQLLHSLCQLIEGKSAGRDGANFLSLLGLPSFKENGFPGCIRHPNICPILGVLKSPTDICLVLPKTPFTLENIMHYSPAALQFDWKIQFLIYQLLSALSYLHGLGIAHGNLSPSNILLTDTSWCWLQISEKQLLNTALDPSGKSLELSAGSHCFEGCPSHALYADLSLLNSVNWQSCFYSWWKGELSNFEYLLVLNRLAGRRWGDHTFYSVMPWVIDFSVKPDENNIAGWRDLSKSKWRLAKGDEQLDFTYSTSEMPHHVSDECLSELAVCSYKARRLPLSVLRQAVRSVYEPNEYPSNMQRLYQWTPDECIPEFYCDPHIFNSLHSGMPDLAVPSWAGTSEEFVKLHRDALESNRVSLQMHKWIDITFGYKMSGEAAIAAKNVMLPASTSNVPRSTGRRQLFSQPHPPRQIARRKTHHNNNGQPENNSQSEVDSVEGGDFLIKTNHLNKLEEATSFCEKSWHLDPCYNVHSSDCLKNNTSENELSTDIGRNVSPRKPDSTRNYCEKSTIDSNSLLENIEEGDDSVGYQELMLWRQACSPKINSKRAADDIFSVGCILAELHMGKPLFGSSSLASYLDSGILPGSVQDIPHHMKVIVKACIENDWKRRPSVKCLLESPYFPKSVKSSYYFLAAFHGLSRNDLRLQYAATFAKQGALKRMGAFGAAMCAPYCLPLIVTSASDAEAEWAYLLLAEFLKCLKSEAVMKFVVPSVQRVLQGTGYSHLKVSLLQGSFMQDLWNRIGKQAYFETIHLLIISNLCIAPHKSSTSAASVLLIGFSEELGVPVTVHQTILPLMLSFGKGICNDGIDVLIRIGGLIGEKFVVKQILPLLNTVVNSCICTLSVSKPEPVQSWGSSALIDCLTTLDGLVPVLTTETIVKELIEDRDSPYVKIIMHRDIGIQVRQVVNDIFDLASSGRVASCDGTVHIWNGQTGRLISIFSERSLASSTQLAERDEDNMLHFNPLPSGMLSSAFHGNSYTTMDYLGFSDRLIVGTGNGSLRFIDVNQGQKLHLWRSECVDSGFPPIISSICSSSSVRMSPEESMGFPSWIAAASSTGQCRLFDLRSGKIISSWQAHDGYVTELAATADYQLVSSSLDKTLRIWDLRRNWSSEQRVFRGYSDGVSGFSVWGQNIISICRNKIGLSSLQSHADEDGHYRASLQHVYMADGEAKNASVLSAITILPFSRLFLLGTEDGYLKICC; from the exons ATGGATAGTGCCGCAAAAATGTGTTTGGAGTGTCTTCAACGGCGTATCGAAGCTGATTTTTCCGGCAGGCTCACCTTCCTCCACAGCGTCTCCGACTATCGGCTCCCCTTCGCCTCAGCGGCTGTCGTACAG GTCTCCAATTCCGACCTAGCCACGCCGCCGCAATTCGTTTTCAATTATATGCCTTATCGCACCACCGATTGCTTCTCAAAATACGT TGATgaattttgtgtaattgaagGAGACATCACAGAGTCATCGTCTACTGTGAAGCAAGTTCAAGCAGAGGTCAGTGTTGGAATTTCTAGTGATACAAGTTCTGATTTTGATACTGCATCAACTGAATGCCGCCATTTCTCCAATGGTCGCGTTCTTGATGGTTGTGCAACGTGTAAAATTTCCACTAGGTTTTCTTGCTCGAGGGCAATTACTTCATTGGCTCCAACTGCACTCATCGGCCATGTATCCTTTGAGTTATTTGAAGAAATTGCTTCGAGTTTCTCATCTGGCTCATTTGAAGGCCAGCTTTTGCATTCACTGTGTCAACTTATAGAGGGAAAATCTGCTGGACGAGACGGTGCAAACTTTCTCAGTTTGCTGGGGCTGCCATCATTTAAAGAGAATGGCTTTCCTGGCTGCATAAGGCATCCAAACATTTGTCCAATTTTAGGAGTGCTAAAGTCACCTACAGATATTTGTCTGGTGCTTCCAAAGACACCATTTACCCTCGAAAACATTATGCACTACAGCCCTGCTGCCTTACAATTTGATTGGAAGATACAATTTCTTATCTACCAGCTGCTTTCAGCTCTATCTTACTTGCATGGTCTAGGCATTGCTCATGGGAATTTAAGCCCCTCCAACATTCTGCTGACGGACACATCTTGGTGTTGGTTGCAAATTAGTGAGAAGCAGCTGCTGAACACAGCTTTGGATCCAAGTGGCAAGTCTCTTGAGCTTTCTGCTGGTAGTCATTGTTTCGAAGGCTGTCCATCCCATGCCCTTTATGCTGATTTGAGTCTCTTAAACTCTGTAAATTGGCAATCTTGTTTCTATAGCTGGTGGAAAGGGGAGCTGAGCAATTTTGAGTATCTTCTCGTTTTAAACAGATTGGCAGGAAGGAGGTGGGGTGACCACACATTTTACTCAGTCATGCCTTGGGTTATTGATTTTAGTGTCAAACCTGATGAAAATAACATTGCTGGTTGGAGAGATCTTAGCAAGAGTAAGTGGCGCTTAGCAAAAGGTGATGAACAATTGGATTTCACTTACTCCACATCTGAAATGCCTCATCATGTGTCTGATGAGTGCCTTTCTGAACTCGCTGTTTGCAGTTATAAGGCCAGGAGGTTGCCTTTGAGTGTTTTAAGACAAGCTGTTCGTTCAGTTTATGAACCCAATGAGTACCCTTCTAACATGCAAAGATTGTACCAGTGGACACCTGATGAATGTATTCCTGAATTTTATTGTGATCCCCACATATTTAACTCTCTGCATTCTGGTATGCCTGATTTGGCTGTGCCTTCATGGGCAGGAACTTCAGAGGAGTTCGTTAAGCTGCATCGAGATGCTCTTGAAAGCAATCGAGTTTCCCTCCAAATGCATAAATGGATTGACATCACCTTTGGCTACAAAATGTCTGGTGAAGCCGCTATTGCTGCTAAGAATGTGATGTTGCCAGCATCAACCTCCAATGTACCAAGGTCTACAGGCCGCCGCCAGCTTTTTAGCCAACCTCACCCTCCACGTCAAATTGCTCGTAGGAAAACTCATCACAACAACAACGGGCAACCTGAAAACAATAGTCAATCAGAAGTAGACTCTGTTGAGGGTGGGGATTTTCTTATTAAGACTAATCATTTAAATAAATTGGAAGAAGCAACTTCTTTCTGTGAGAAATCATGGCATTTAGATCCTTGTTATAATGTTCATTCTAGTGACTGTTTGAAGAATAACACCAGTGAAAATGAACTTTCGACTGATATTGGTAGAAATGTATCACCTAGAAAACCTGACTCTACAAGGAACTACTGTGAGAAATCAACTATCGACTCAAATTCTCTTCTTGAGAATATTGAGGAGGGTGATGACTCAGTTGGTTATCAAGAATTAATGCTTTGGAGGCAAGCGTGCTCCCCCAAGATAAATTCCAAAAGAGCTGCAGATGATATATTTTCTGTTGGATGTATTTTAGCAGAACTTCATATGGGAAAGCCACTTTTTGGTTCGAGTTCATTGGCTTCGTATTTAGATAGTGGAATCCTACCAGGTTCAGTGCAAGATATCCCACATCATATGAAAGTTATTGTTAAAGCTTGCATTGAGAACGATTGGAAAAG GAGGCCTTCTGTCAAATGCCTTCTAGAGTCTCCTTACTTCCCAAAATCAGTGAAATCATCCTACTACTTTTTAGCCGCATTTCACGGCCTCTCAAGAAATGATTTGCGTCTTCAATATGCTGCAACATTTGCAAAACAAGGAGCATTGAAAAGAATGGGAGCTTTTGGTGCTGCGATGTGTGCTCCTTATTGCTTACCTCTCATAGTAACTTCTGCTTCAGATGCCGAAGCTGAATGGGCTTATTTGCTGCTGGCAGAATTCCTTAAATGTCTGAAATCAGAAGCAGTGATGAAATTTGTTGTGCCATCTGTCCAGAGAGTTCTGCAG GGTACAGGGTACTCACACTTGAAGGTTTCTCTTCTTCAAGGCTCATTTATGCAGGATCTATGGAATAGGATTGGGAAACAAGCATACTTTGAGACAATACACCTGCTTATTATATCAAATTTGTGCATTGCTCCTCATAAAAGTTCAACATCTGCAGCTTCTGTTCTGCTGATTGGGTTTAGCGAAGAGCTTGGTGTGCCAGTTACAGTTCATCAG ACGATTTTGCCTCTAATGCTCTCTTTTGGAAAAGGAATATGCAATGACGGAATTGATGTGTTGATTAGAATTG GTGGACTTATTGGGGAAAAGTTCGTTGTGAAACAAATTCTGCCATTGTTAAATACTGTCGTCAATTCATGTATCTGTACTTTGAGTGTTAGTAAACCTGAACCTGTTCAGAGTTGGGGCTCTTCGGCGCTGATAGATTGTCTGACAACACTAGATGGTCTTGTTCCTGTTTTGACAACTGAGACAATTGTTAAGGAGCTGATTGAG GACAGAGATTCCCCCTACGTTAAGATTATCATGCACCGAGACATTGGAATACAGGTGCGTCAG GTTGTAAATGACATTTTCGATTTGGCATCCTCTGGACGTGTAGCTTCTTGTGATGGAACAGTACATATATGGAATGGACAGACTGGAAGACTAATTTCTATCTTCTCTGAACGATCTTTGGCATCCTCGACACAATTGGCAGAAAGAGATGAAGATAACATGCTTCATTTTAATCCATTACCAAGTGGAATGCTTAGTAGTGCTTTTCATGGGAATTCTTACACTACTATGGACTATCTGGGGTTCAGCGATAGACTTATTGTGGGTACTGGAAATGGATCTCTAAG ATTCATTGATGTCAATCAAGGTCAGAAACTTCATCTATGGAGGAGTGAATGTGTTGATTCTGGTTTCCCTCCCATTATTTCATCCATTTGCTCATCTAGCTCTGTTAGAATGTCTCCCGAGGAAAGTATGGGATTTCCGTCGTGGATTGCAGCTGCGTCCAGCACTGGGCAATGTAGGCTGTTTGACTTAAGAAGTGGAAAGATTATTTCTTCATGGCAGGCTCATGATGGATATGTGACAGAG CTGGCTGCAACTGCAGATTATCAGCTTGTTTCTAGTTCTCTTGACAAGACTCTGCGAATATGGGATTTGAGAAG GAATTGGAGCTCGGAACAGAGAGTATTCAGAGGATACAGCGACGGGGTTTCTGGTTTCTCAGTGTGGGGGCAAAACATAATCTCAATATGTAGAAATAAAATCGGCCTTTCTTCTTTACAAAGCCATGCCGATGAA GATGGGCATTATCGTGCGAGCCTTCAGCATGTGTACATGGCAGATGGGGAAGCAAAGAATGCATCGGTGCTGTCTGCAATTACTATTCTACCCTTTTCGCGCCTTTTTCTTCTAGGAACAGAAGACGGCTATTTGAAAATTTGTTGTTAG